A stretch of Kazachstania africana CBS 2517 chromosome 7, complete genome DNA encodes these proteins:
- the KAFR0G00095 gene encoding uncharacterized protein: protein MYDGTILHKGSTLCTRNKRRLKRTFVERCHRVSLKGRNYIYLKRTHPRKEEMPEMNDVFDSVEQTRDNRVSSTIIDTSSFNFTEEDYDIITSYNAEEMRAFYRKILKEAYANARRNGKLYFGRDFHVGRNAFIKDSTKRSVEEYGRRLAYPLYFSINGHRLSFLRDKDFLPQHRIEALNNLENEGQCVSI, encoded by the coding sequence ATGTACGATGGCACTATCCTCCATAAAGGAAGCACGCTATGTACAAGAAACAAAAGGAGACTTAAAAGAACATTTGTGGAAAGATGCCATCGTGTCTCCTTAAAGGGAAGAAACTACATTTACCTGAAAAGGACACATCCAAGGAAGGAAGAAATGCCCGAAATGAATGATGTGTTCGACAGCGTAGAACAGACAAGAGATAATAGAGTCAGCTCGACGATTATAGATACCAGCTCCTTCAATTTTACTGAAGAAGACTACGATATTATTACGTCATATAATGCAGAGGAAATGAGAGCATTTTACAGAAAGATTTTAAAGGAAGCTTATGCCAATGCTAGAAGAAATGGGAAGCTATACTTTGGCAGGGACTTTCATGTTGGTAGAAATGCATTCATCAAGGATTCAACTAAACGCTCTGTTGAAGAATACGGAAGGCGGTTGGCGTACCCTCTTTATTTTTCGATTAATGGGCACAGATTATCATTTCTCAGAGACAAGGACTTTTTGCCACAACATAGAATAGAAGCTTTGAacaatcttgaaaatgaaggGCAATGCGTCTCTATTTAG
- the KAFR0G00100 gene encoding uncharacterized protein, with protein MFTKVRTYIIPICITLCLLQSITLVDTLVSASGVATPDEYIELAKRSIKNASLGAGLGISGALAGVAGYFTKTICAAGGAMATVFGTLEGKLACAASAAVFLVLSAVTGALAAGDTTAITKRDLSSSIYTGYLYHNLTGIHYSLNSAPIELTPYYNDVVSVLIEKANITNVKVADHIAANNETLNIKRDESILIHSLHFEHNGYKMHGFHFDNTIESYLEAFVSYNENSTESLQKRGTATLDWASFTEAWSDTQQEEEASGNASEEIDNGWEDWDFAKWIEHDTGNKYCLGVEWTSDRSEFMAGELYFNAYGGVDGECWDILE; from the coding sequence ATGTTTACAAAAGTCCGAACTTACATCATCCCTAtttgtatcactttatGTTTACTTCAATCAATAACATTGGTAGATACTCTTGTATCCGCTTCTGGTGTAGCTACACCtgatgaatatattgaGCTTGCAAAAAGAAGTATCAAAAATGCTTCCCTCGGGGCAGGATTGGGCATCTCTGGTGCGCTAGCTGGTGTTGCTGGTTATTTTACCAAAACTATCTGCGCTGCAGGTGGTGCCATGGCAACTGTTTTCGGGACATTGGAAGGAAAGTTGGCCTGTGCTGCTTCTGCTGCTGTCTTCTTGGTACTCAGTGCTGTTACTGGTGCCTTGGCTGCTGGAGATACTACTGCCATTACAAAACGTGATTTATCATCAAGTATCTATACTGGATATCTTTATCACAATTTAACGGGTATTCATTATAGCTTAAATTCAGCCCCAATCGAGTTGACTCCTTACTACAATGATGTGGTATCCGTATTGATCGAGAAGGCAAATATTACCAATGTAAAAGTCGCTGACCATATTGCTGCTAACAACGAAACTTTGAATATTAAGCGTGATGAATCCATTCTAATTCACTCACTACACTTTGAACACAATGGCTATAAAATGCATGGTTTCCATTTTGATAACACTATTGAGTCTTACCTGGAAGCATTTGTCTCATATAATGAAAACAGCACGGAAAGCTTGCAAAAGCGTGGGACAGCAACTCTTGATTGGGCCTCTTTTACAGAGGCTTGGTCTGATACgcaacaagaagaagaagctaGTGGAAATGCAtctgaagaaattgataatggTTGGGAAGATTGGGACTTCGCAAAATGGATTGAACACGATACCGGTAATAAATACTGCCTAGGTGTTGAATGGACGTCCGACAGATCCGAATTTATGGCGGGAGAATTGTACTTCAACGCATACGGTGGTGTGGATGGAGAATGCTGGGACATATTGGAGTAA